The window TCACCACCAACGAGCCTTTGAGTCACTTGTCTGAAGGTCAATAACAGCACAATGGCCGAGATAAACCATAGGGTCATGCTCTGCACCACGCCTTCGACTAGTCCTATGCCTAACGCGCCAGCCACGACTAAACAAGCCGCACCCAGCAACACTATGATGCCACCGGGAACCACTATTTCGGCGAGCATGAATACTAGCCCCACCACAGCCCACACTAAAATCGGATTTGAAAACTCCATATTTCCCCCTGAAATGAGAGTGTCCTTTGCAGCAACTATAACAGCAGCGTTTCGGATAAGCGACATAATATGTCAAAATTTACTCAGCCAAACGCGCAATCAATCGCCTATGTGTTAAGCCTCATTCTCCCACATCCACACGGCAATGCCCTTAGGTTGTTTTAAGATTAAGCATAAT of the Shewanella baltica genome contains:
- a CDS encoding NfeD family protein; translation: MEFSNPILVWAVVGLVFMLAEIVVPGGIIVLLGAACLVVAGALGIGLVEGVVQSMTLWFISAIVLLLTFRQVTQRLVGGDSHVDNTDEAIDLYNQIVRVKQTIGPGQAPGRVEFQGSEWPALGDGTTIAAGTEVRIICRENIALVVEPISIEASKN